The Corynebacterium comes genome window below encodes:
- a CDS encoding prepilin peptidase, with amino-acid sequence MWGILPLGGAVIIVVWWVVLLVLHDETRCRLPDRLTLPAALGAALGALLTEPALLLGGLGWSGVYLIGGVVSRGTGGGDIKLALSLGVLAAAAGGGGGVLAAAVTASAVTVVRGVAQRGTVVPHGPSMLVGTGLVVFLGACQGVLTSPGSPT; translated from the coding sequence GTGTGGGGGATTCTGCCGCTCGGGGGAGCGGTCATCATCGTCGTCTGGTGGGTGGTCCTGCTCGTGCTTCACGACGAAACACGGTGCCGCCTCCCGGACCGTCTCACCCTGCCCGCGGCCCTCGGCGCCGCGCTGGGGGCACTGCTGACTGAGCCTGCGCTCCTCCTGGGCGGGTTGGGCTGGTCCGGGGTGTATCTCATCGGTGGGGTGGTCAGCCGCGGGACAGGGGGCGGCGACATCAAGCTGGCACTGAGCCTCGGGGTGCTCGCGGCCGCCGCAGGCGGCGGTGGAGGTGTCCTCGCGGCGGCGGTCACGGCGAGCGCCGTGACGGTCGTCCGAGGTGTCGCGCAGCGGGGGACGGTGGTGCCCCACGGGCCATCGATGCTGGTGGGGACGGGTCTGGTGGTCTTTCTCGGGGCATGTCAGGGAGTCTTGACATCACCCGGCAGCCCCACGTGA